In Balearica regulorum gibbericeps isolate bBalReg1 chromosome 14, bBalReg1.pri, whole genome shotgun sequence, one genomic interval encodes:
- the LOC104636440 gene encoding protocadherin beta-15-like — MAIARQVLCLSAFLSLPHARSEPIRYSVAEEGESGSVVANVAEDAGLAPAQLSARRARLAWEDGRQHFRLDRGTGRLVVAERLDREQLCGQSGTCTLPFELLLANPLQFFRVEVAVEDINDHSPVFPEQQVTFKILERSDPGSRFPLEGAQDLDIGSNSIQAYSIAPENEYFSVSFGSRSKGKKYVELVLEKPLDREEEAEMHFSLIAMDGGTPPRSGTTQIYIVVLDVNDHSPIFTEDVYIGQVLENAPEGSVVVKVVASDLDAGPNGAISYQFSQAVGQSPSAFVIDPVSGEIKLTKPLDFEVAENHELSVRATDGGGLSAICKVLVEVVDVNDNAPELAVSSFSSPLPESASPGTVVALFTVRDRDAGANGKITCALEDQLSFSLRPAYKNYYELVTVSALDREETARYILTVTAADAGSPPLTTTQTFTVDISDVNDNAPVFNQTLYTMYVRENNVPTVLVGAVSASDADVGPNAKVTYSLAPAHPAERPPCSCISVNSENGHVFVLRPLDYEHVRQIEVSVSACDAGSPRLSANVTVRLVVVDENDNAPLVLHPAQDSSPPSSELVPVLAEAGYLVTKVVAVDADSGQNSWLSYHLLKATDPGLFAVGAQSGEVRLRRPVTERDTVKQKLVVLVRDNGRPPLSATAALSALLLSDFSEVRLPPSSLATEDEGSSLTTYLIISLVFVSLLFLASMVAFVAHKVCKRKELKGGHVLYGTGNLQSSLSEAANAGTLPHAYCYEISLTTGSGNSEFKFLKPILPSLPPQHCARGGGTEDEQDLPRGPITMEDVAPDNPGTLSAEPFNSLSFT, encoded by the coding sequence ATGGCGATCGCAAGGCAAGtgctttgtctttctgctttcctctccctgccgCACGCTCGCTCCGAGCCCATCCGCTACTCCGTAGCCGAGGAGGGGGAGAGCGGCTCCGTGGTAGCCAACGTGGCGGAGGACGCGGGGCTGGCCCCGGCGCAGCTCTCGGCTCGCCGCGCCCGCCTGGCCTGGGAGGACGGCCGGCAGCACTTTCGCTTAGACCGCGGCACCGGCCGCCTCGTCGTGGCCGAGAGGCTGGACCGGGAGCAGCTGTGCGGGCAGTCCGGGACGTGCACGCTCCCCTTCGAGCTCCTGCTGGCAAACCCCCTGCAGTTCTTTCGGGTCGAGGTGGCCGTGGAGGACATCAATGACCATTCGCCCGTTTTCCCCGAGCAACAGGTCACTTTTAAGATCCTGGAAAGGAGTGACCCGGGCTCGCGTTTCCCGCTGGAGGGGGCTCAGGACCTGGATATTGGCAGCAACAGCATCCAGGCTTACAGCATTGCTCCCGAGAACGAGTACTTTAGTGTCTCCTTTGGGAGTCGGAGTAAGGGCAAGAAGTACGTAGAACTGGTCTTGGAAAAGCCGCTAGACAGAGAGGAGGAGGCGGAGATGCACTTCAGTCTCATTGCCATGGATGGAGGCACTCCACCCAGGAGTGGGACAACCCAAATCTACATTGTTGTTCTAGATGTAAATGACCATTCTCCCATCTTCACAGAAGATGTGTACATTGGCCAGGTATTGGAAAATGCTCCGGAGGGCTCTGTGGTTGTCAAGGTGGTGGCATCCGATCTGGATGCGGGACCTAACGGGGCCATCTCCTACCAATTCAGCCAAGCGGTGGGCCAGAGCCCCTCGGCATTTGTCATTGACCCTGTGAGCGGTGAAATTAAACTCACAAAGCCTCTGGACTTTGAGGTGGCAGAGAATCACGAGCTCAGCGTGCGGGCCACGGATGGCGGGGGCCTCTCGGCAATCTGCAAGGTGTTGGTGGAGGTGGTGGATGTGAATGACAACGCGCCGGAGCTGGCGGTCAGTTCTTtcagcagccccctccccgaGAGCGCATCACCGGGGACGGTGGTCGCCCTCTTTACTGTCAGGGACCGGGATGCTGGTGCCAACGGGAAGATCACCTGTGCCCTGGAAGACCAGCTGTCGTTCTCCCTGCGACCAGCCTACAAGAATTACTATGAGCTGGTGACCGTGAGCGCGCTGGACCGGGAGGAGACGGCGCGGTACATCCTCACTGTCACAGCAGCAGACGCGGGGTCGCCTCCTCTCACGACCACCCAGACCTTCACGGTGGACATCTCCGATGTGAACGACAACGCGCCTGTCTTCAACCAGACTTTGTACACCATGTACGTGCGTGAGAACAACGTGCCCACGGTGCTCGTTGGAGCCGTCAGCGCCTCGGATGCCGACGTGGGGCCCAATGCCAAGGTGACCTATTCCCTGGCCCCAGCGCACCCCGCAGAGCGGCCTCCCTGCTCCTGTATCTCTGTGAACTCTGAGAACGGGCACGTGTTTGTGCTGCGGCCCCTGGACTACGAGCATGTGAGGCAGATCGAGGTCTCAGTGAGCGCCTGTGACGCGGGGTCGCCTCGCCTTAGCGCCAACGTCACCGTCCGCCTTGTCGTGGTGGACGAGAATGACAATGCGCCACTGGTGCTGCACCCCGCCCAGGACAGCAGCCCACCGTCCAGCGAGCTGGTGCCCGTTTTGGCTGAGGCGGGGTACCTCGTCACCAAAGTGGTGGCTGTTGATGCCGACTCGGGGCAGAACTCGTGGCTCTCGTACCACTTGCTGAAGGCCACCGACCCCGGGCTGTTTGCGGTGGGTGCCCAAAGCGGGGAGGTGCGTCTGAGGAGGCCAGTGACAGAGAGAGACACCGTGAAGCAGAAGCTCGTCGTCCTGGTGCGAGACAACGGGCGGCCACCGCTGTCAGCCACCGCAGCACTGAGCGCGCTCCTGCTCAGTGACTTCTCGGAGGTGCGCCTACCGCCCAGCAGCCTGGCCACGGAGGACGAGGGCAGCTCCCTGACCACCTATTTAATCATTTCATTGGTCTTTGTCTCACTCCTCTTCCTCGCGTCCATGGTCGCCTTCGTCGCTCATAAGGTGTGCAAGAGAAAGGAGCTGAAGGGTGGGCACGTGCTTTACGGCACCGGCAACTTGCAGAGCAGCCTGTCCGAGGCGGCCAATGCGGGGACCCTGCCCCACGCCTATTGCTACGAGATCAGCCTCACAACAGGCTCGGGCAACAGCGAGTTCAAGTTCCTCAAGCCcatcctccccagcctgccaccTCAGCACTGTGCCAGGGGCGGGGGCACCGAGGATGAACAGGATTTGCCCCGGGGCCCTATCACCATGGAGGACGTGGCACCAGACAACCCAGGGACGCTCTCTGCCGAACCGTTCAACAGTCTTTCCTTTACCTAG
- the LOC142603910 gene encoding uncharacterized protein LOC142603910, with translation MSGGPQGSVWGPVLFSSFVSDTESGIECALSTLADGVRLSGAPERGDAIQRDVDELEKWAHAKFMRFKKAKRKVQHLHCGNPRDEYRLGDEGNESSPVEKDLGVLVGDKWDMRHQCALAAPKANRMVGCITSSVASRSREGTLPLYCALTLRSFDYEEVREVGLWVRAEDGGAPALSSNVSVRLVIVDENDNAPQVLYPPPAPAPGAGWAGVELAPRSAEPGALVAKVVAVDADAGQNAWLSYELAKATEPGLFRVGLHSGEVRTARALSERDAPRQRLVVLVRERGQPPRSATATLGIAPVDGFSDEFLQLNHARAGRQGARTAVQLAAGWREGSQRGELGCSRSAAGLAGRQARARLSLAGTRLRSPSSGWDSRVGVVPCRAVSCVLPLRRGSWAAGPAGQGGGVDRGCASAARRRGNRLVLVSPPCFAKGTDRPPGRQARTPARGLWAAGEDAGQLRVRTGPCAAASRQRGQRAAGGGGRSPAAGRRVVLPAKAAPSGCGRGGGRARPGPGPAPPSPAEPSPAEPGRAEPSRAG, from the exons ATGAGTGGTGGCCCTCAGGGCTCCGTCTggggaccagtactgtttagtAGCTTTGTCAGTGACACAGAGAGTGGGATCGAGTGCGCCCTCAGCACATTGGCAGATGGCGTCAGGCTGAGTGGTGCGCCTGAGAGAggggatgccattcagagggacgTGGACgagctggagaagtgggcccatgcaaaATTCATGAGGTTCAAgaaggccaagcgcaaggtccaGCACCTGCACTGTGGCAACCCCCGGGATgaatacaggctgggggatgaggGGAATGAGAGCAGCCCcgtggagaaggacttgggggtactggtgggtGACAAATGGGACATGAGGCACCAATGTGCGCTCGCAGCCCCCAAAGCCAACCGTATGgtgggctgcatcaccagcagtgtggccagcaggtcgagggaggggactCTTCCCCTCTACTGCGCTCTG ACGCTGCGCTCCTTCGACTACGAGGAGGTGCGCGAGGTGGGGCTGTGGGTGCGGGCGGAGGACGGCGGCGCGCCGGCGCTGAGCAGCAACGTGTCGGTGCGGCTGGTGATCGTGGACGAGAACGACAACGCGCCGCAGGTGCTGTACCCGCCGCCGGCGCCGGCGCCGGGCGCGGGCTGGGCGGGCGTGGAGCTGGCGCCGCGCTCGGCCGAGCCCGGGGCGCTGGTGGCCAAGGTGGTGGCGGTGGACGCGGACGCGGGGCAGAACGCGTGGCTGTCGTACGAGCTGGCCAAGGCGACGGAGCCGGGGCTGTTCCGCGTGGGGCTGCACAGCGGCGAGGTGCGCACGGCGCGGGCCCTGTCCGAGAGGGACGCGCCCCGGCAGAGACTCGTCGTGCTGGTGCGAGAGCGCGGGCAGCCGCCGCGCTCCGCCACCGCCACCCTCGGCATCGCCCCGGTGGACGGCTTCTCCGACGAATTCCTGCAGCTCAACCACGCTCGTGCGGGGAGGCAAGGAGCGAGAACCGCTGTGCAGCTCGCGGCCGGCTGGCGAGAGGGAAGCCAACGCGGGGAGCTTGGGTGCTCCCGTTCCGCCGCCGGACTGGCCGGCCGGCAGGCGCGTGCACGCCTGAGCCTTGCCGGGACCCGCCTCCGTTCCCCGTCCTCGGGCTGGGATTCCCGAGTCGGTGTagtgccgtgccgtgctgttTCCTGCGTGCTGCCCCTGCGGAGAGGCTCCTGGGCGGCTGGTCCGGCCGGGCAAGGCGGCGGAGTGGATCGGGGCTGCGCCTCCGCCGCACGGCGCCGTGGGAACCGCCTTGTGCTTGTCTCGCCGCCGTGTTTCGCGAAGGGCACGGATCGGCCTCCCGGGAGACAAGCGCGCACGCCTGCCCGCGGGCTCTGGGCAGCGGGGGAAGACGCGGGGCAGCTGCGTGTGCGCACGGGTCCGTGTGCCGCTGCGAGCCGGCAGCGCGGGcagcgggcggcgggcggcggcgggcgcagTCCCGCCGCGGGCCGCAGGGTGGTGCTGCCGGCCAAGGCGGCGCCGAGCGGCTgcgggcggggaggcggccgagcccggcccggccctggcCCAGCACCGCCCAGCCCAGCcgagcccagcccagccgagCCCGGCCGAGCCGAGCCCAGCCGAGCCGGGTAG